The following nucleotide sequence is from Podospora bellae-mahoneyi strain CBS 112042 chromosome 1 map unlocalized CBS112042p_1, whole genome shotgun sequence.
TGTGCGGACAAGAAGCCGTCGGACTACACGAGCGACCAGCTTCTCGACCGAATCCGATGACTCTTCTGACGATCTTCACCACCGAatggcgagaaggagaaacCACCGCTCAGTAGCCACTCCCGAAGTTGACTCTGACGACGAGAAGGAGTACAACACCAAGAGCATTGAGGCGGGTATTTCTGTTACCCCTCCCATGccaacccacccaacacATGCTGCCCAAAAACCAAGACTGGCTACCATCCTCAGCTCTGCGGTCGTTGACCAggtcccatcatcacaaaaGACATCCTCTTCGCCACTTCAAGAAGTCACCAACAGCACAACAACAGTCACGAATTCGAGATCAACAGAATCGTCTGGCAAGATCACAGCTTGAAAACATGAAAGGCTGATGATCATGTTTCCTTTTGTTCGTTTCTTCCTTCTCTCAGTCTCTCTCTGGAAATTGGgaaagcatcatcatcatcatcatcatcatcatcatcgtcattaTTGGGTGTTTTTATTGAACCTCATCAGCATatttttttgtgtttttctgTGGTATCGAAACGTGTCGCATTTGCACATCAAGGGAGTCGGCAGGGGGTATCGtcgtttgttttgtttcaaATACTACTACTAGTTGTTTGTGCTGGGcgatggtgttggaggagtttTTGTCTTTTTATGGGGCTACCTAGGCCATCTCGCCTGGAAGGGGCTACAAATGCAAAATTGCCTTTACTGTCATCcgtcttttacttttaattCCGTTTTTGTGTCCTGTCAGCATTGCACCAAAGCAAGAGCATGCCCTTGGATTTTGTCTACTTGTTTAACTGTCTCTCTCTATTGTTAGTGGTTGGGGCCTAGTTCCTAAATGTCTTTGGTCAAATATAGTGTTATGAAAaggtgatggggtggttgtggggtgatgatgaggttgatggcgaaGGTAGCGTGGTAGAAATTGAAAGAATTATCATTACAATCAGGTGCCAGAACAACTTGACGAGTGATGCCATGCCTTGGCTGTTGGAAGACTTCAGGCCAGCATAAGATTTGTCTGCTTTTTCTAGCTTCACAGTAAGATATTGGCTAGATTTCTACCCTCCAGCTTTCCGTTTGAACCCCATTCATAATAGTAATACAAAACACCGATAACGCCCTTTTTTTCCGCTTTAATCATGGCAACAAAAGTTTACAGATGcatacccccctcctcatcatccacacccatatccctcatcctctcctccatcctccgtCTTAGTTCCTCATCACCGATCGAGCCCCCTTGTTGTGCTTGTCCACCCCCggcaacatcatccatcaccacctccccattgaCAATCCTCCCAGTCTGGAAAGTCCCATCCGTCCAGGCCGAGTGCCTTTCCCCATTTGtctctgccaccaccccagGCTCTTGCTTGTCGAGTTTTTctatttcttcttttgaCTGGAACTCTGTCCAGCTGAGCCCGCGGGTCTCGACCTCTGCCTTGACGAGGCTGATGCGCTCTTGCATGCGGGCGATGACGATGTTGTTTTCGGAGATGGCTTCCACGCAGACGGGGTCGGGggggccggaggaggggtgggcgAAGGGGTGGAGCTGCTCATTGGAGTAGTCGAGGTGGGCGATTGAGTTGCGGAGTTCGAGGACTTTtaggtggagggaggggagggggagggaggggagggcggaggcgaaggcggagggggttATGGGTGTGCTGGAGGATGACATTGTGGTTGCGGTGGGATagatgggttggtggttcGGATTGGAGTTGTCAAGTTgagggggattgggagtTGGGGAATAAGACTTGGGGGCGTGGAGAGtgtgtggtgttttgtttgaaAGATTGACTGTTCTGTTTGATGGTGGAACGCTGCTGGATGGAAGAGCTTCGATtgatggcagcggcggcaaAACAGCCAGGGTCCCACGTGGAGCAGTCGCCCTCGCTCCCGCAGTGGGGTCGCTGGATGGAAGGTAATCTGACCAATCAGACACACCAATATTGCCGGGACGTGCCGGAAAGAGGTGGTGGGTTCAAGGAACGCTTTCGCGATTTccgtcttttctttttggtagTGGAGGGCCCAAGCTTCCTGTTCCACCACATTCAACCCACCATTTCCCGCTCCACCAAAGCTTTCCCACAGTTTGATGGTCAGTTTGCGCAAGTCGGCGCAACGGCTGGCGCCTGATTTGCGACAATGAGCTGCTCTTCACTGGGCGTGAATGCCTTCCGGCCCAGTGTCCAGGTAGCCACTCACCATCTTTCCAGACTCTCCCGTCCAGTGTCCACGCCGATCGTCTTTCCGGTCCGGTTTCTCTCGTCGACCCCTCCGCCATGTCATAGCCGACAGTTCCAGCATAGACGACGATCTGGTCGGAACATCACCAgtcacaccctcctccgaaaGCCATTGCCGTGGCCGACAGCCGTGCAACAATTCGGGGTTCGAACGGtctttggggggaggatagtATACAAGCACTACATCGAGCTGCCGCCCAATTATACCGAtgaggatgggttggatTTTACAAGCAAGGATCTCAGGCCTGAAGAAGTCCACACGATCTTTGGGGCCGATATCGATGCGTACAATGCAAACAAACTGCTAAAGATTATTCACGGCCGCCGCGTCGCTGGTACTCTCGAAGACCCTACGGTTGCGGGCCGCTCCTACGGCTATACTGTGGAGCAACGGCAAAAGGCTCTTGCCTATCTTCGGGATCACTACCCAGTTGATGAGATTGCCAATGCCGGTCTGCGCGCTGAAGACGAGCTGGCGGCTctggaggcgttggaggaagACGCCACGCCCGAAACCACGGAGGAACTGGATGCCAAGAAGGTGCCGCGAGAACCGACCGGGAAGACCAATAAGCTGTACAAGGGCGCGATACAAAAGAACAAGAGTGTCTATGGCGATAGTGTGGTGGAACAGCTCCGCATCGAGAACGAAGCGAAGTGggcggccgagaagaagcgtctggaggaagaagaagcaaagaaggcagaggaggaaaggaacGGAGTTGCTGGTCCCCTCACGCCGCTCACCCATCCGGAAAAGTTTGGGAAGCTCAGCCCTACGGTACAGAAATGGATCACGTCTGCTACGTCTGACTTGAAGGAACCACCGAGGCTGTCGGCTTGGCAGCGTCTTTGGCCTTCGGCAACGTTTGTGCTTGTGTTGCTTGGTGGCCTTGGGGCTTACGTTTATACCTACAAGCCGGCGAAGCGCAACGAGCGCTGGTTTCCTGAGATTCCCCCAGCAGCTGCGACGGTTGGTGCGCTCATTCTTTTGAACACGTTGGTCCATGCGGCCTGGAAATTTCCCGCGCTGTGGGCGCCGTTCAACAAGTACTTGTTGATCACGCCGGCGGTTCCCAAACCGTTTGCCCTCCTTGGCGCCATGTTTTCTCATCAGGCGTTTGGTCACTTGGCGGTCAACATGGGCTTTCTCTGGGTTGTTGGCACCTTGCTTCACGATGACATTGGACGGGCCAAGTTCCTTGGACTTTACCTTGGGAGCGGTCTCGTGGCGGCGATGACTTCGATGACGGAGTTTGTGCTCCGCCAGAGGTGGAATATCAGCACGTTGGGAGCGTCGGGTGCGGTTTATGGTGCTATTGGAGCGTACTGCTGGATGCACCGGCTTGACGGCCACCGGATTTTTGGgttccctcccccgccgagTGAAGGGTTGCAGGGGATTGTCTTTTTGGCCTTTGTTGTCGCGACGAACATCTCATTCTTGTTCTCGAGGGCTGCGCGGAGCAGGATAGATGTTACGTCTCATTTTGCGGGGCTGGCGGCTGGCGTAGCTGCGGGAGAATGGATCTTGCGAAGGAAGGAggcagagaagaaggcgaggatggagCCGATGGCGGTTAGGGTGAGTAAGGTGTAAGTGGGTGTAAAGACTAGGTAGGAGTGGGAGTGTGTGTTGTTTCACAGGATATAAACTAGGGCTCATCTTGTATCACCAATGGGGAATTTTTGGTTGTATGGACACCtacagagagagagacatgATTGAGGCCGCCTGTGGAACGCAAACCAACCCATCTGCAGCCTCGTTTTTATTCTCGCGATTTTGCTTACCGAGACTGGAAACAGAAGGTCTTGTGTGCACGTGTGCTGGGGCCGAATAAcaatgaagaagaaggaggtgcTCAGGAGATGGGGTTTATTTACAGATTTCCCATTCTGGACAATTTATCTTCAGCTCCCTCCCTGTGCCGACTAGCCGGAATTGTAAAGGGGTGATTGGTCAATTAGCAATCGGTATTGCGGAAAGAGAGACCCCACATGAAGGAGAGCACAGGCGGCGTTGACGCAAGAATGCGACGCCAAGAGAGCGAGGTTCGCGATGAtggcatttttttttttggttttgtttttttgtttttttttgttttttgtttttttttggcaggCCTCCAACATTTATTGCTTGGGTGAGAGATAACGGAAATTGGCGTGGAATGGGCCAATTACCCAACTACCCTACTGCACGAGGGGGGGTTTCTGAGAGAAAGGAAGGGTTCTCCAATGTTCAGCTGCTACGGGGAGAGTGGTGATTACCTACCTAGCCCCGCCAGCCACCAACATGCTTGTCAGCCAGCCTTGGTTTGGAGGAGACGAACACTGtcccacaccccctccctttgGCTTCTTTCCCGCCCGTTTTGCCATCGCGGCACACAAAGCCGTGCCCCTTGAAACCTTGTGTTCCCTTATGATACTGACAGAGGGAAGACAGGGAGAATGACGTCTCACCCGCCCGCGATCACAGGGTAGCTTGGCATTTTCACCTTGGCCTGTTTTTCCTTGCTTCGAAGGGGTACTCGAGATCAAGCTTGATGGAATCGGGATCTAAGATATATCTGGGTATAGGGGGGCGCCAAGTTAAGAAGGGACAAGGATAGGACATGCAGCCCGGGTTTCCCCCATCGTTGTGCTGTTTTCGCGCCGCAATTTCAAGGTATGGATATaaggtgaggttgggaagggaggggaggggtgaggtCGGCATCGAAAATAAATACATACCTGGTAGTcttacacacacacacacactcacacatcCCATTTGCgccagccttttttttttggttcctctctttctttctttgttgacttgttgctgtttgATTTCGAGCAGCTTTTTGCCAAACGTGCAATTCGACAAAGAGAGATAGATCTGTTGTTGATCTACTACATTGAACTAATCTACCTTATACACCTCAGTCTCTGCGATTTTTTGTAAACAAAGTCGCACTTACCGACCTCAGGCACAAAAAGTGTCGCGACGGCACACTGAGAACACCCCGGTCGAGATGACTTCCCCGAGCAGCCCCCCTCacggcgacgacgagattGGCGACGACGCGCGCAACCCTTATGCTTCCCAGTCCCGCTGGCGCCATGCCGAGTCCTCTGCCTATGCCAAGTATGAACAAGAGCGCGCTGGCGGCGCtgctcaccatcaccatcaccaccaccataacGGCCCTGTAGCGCGCGAGGCGGATGCGCAAGGTGGCGTGGGAGATCTGGCCAACTTTCTGAACAAATCGAGGGTTGAACCGGAGAATCCTAACAGGGATGAGCGCCCTACGAGCATGCGCTTCAAGCCCGTCATGGCTGGCGCGGAAGAGGCCCGCGCCGCGACGGGCCACGCGGAGGATGCGCCGGCTGCTGAGTCGGCGATTAAGGCTTCGTCGGGGCCGCCGGCggatgggaaggaggtggcggtTGGACCGCTGATTAACTAccggaggatggaggggaatACTTGGATTGGGAGcgtgttggttgttgttgttggtggggggagggagccgCCTTTTACGCCGTCGCTCAACCTTCGCagggctgggggggagggaggtcaggggatggatgttgagggtGTGTGTCTGTATTCGGACCCGAGGAATACCTTTTGGAGGTTTGACCTtgcggtggagatgggggggaaggagaccAAGTGGGAGTATGAGCTGCCTGGGTTGAGGTACAAGAGCCAGTCGAAGCCGAGGGTGAATACGTTCTTCGTGCCGGCCATCACGGAGAGCATGAGGATCATGTTTCACAGCTGCAATGGGTTCAGTGTGGGcacggatgaggaggcgtaCAGCGGAGCGTGCTTGTGGAATGATGTTATGAGGAAGCATCAGGAGAGGCCGTTTCATGTCATgattggaggtggtgatcaGATTTACAACGATGGGATTCGGGTGCACGGGCCGCTTAGGAAGTGGACTGCGATTGGGAAtccgaagaagaggagggattATCCTTTTCCGGAAtcgttgagggaggagtgtgATGACTACTATTTGAAGAACTATATCCGCTGGTAAGTTGAGAACAGGGGATCGTTCTTGTCGTGGCCGGAAACTAACTGTTGCTACTCAGGTACGGCACTGAGccctttgctgctgccaatgGCCAAATTCCCCAGATCAATATCTGGGATGACCACGACATTATCGACGGATTTGGCTCTTATGTCAACGACTTCATGAAGTGCGATGTTTTCAGAGGCATCGGTGGTGTCGCTCATAAGTACTACTTGCTTTTCCagcaccatctccctccgccgccatctACATACACCTCCGACGCGGTCCATgcggttggtggtgaggaaggacAGGGCGTGGATCCAAACCAGTTCATGACTGCCCATGTCCACCCCCGGATCACCGAGTCTGGCTATATCAACGGCCTGAAACCAGGTCCATATGTTGCTGAGCACTCGCACAATGTGTACGCGAGGTTGGGTGCTAGGATAGCCTTCATTGGCCTTGACGCTCGCACCGAACGTACGAGGCACCAGATCAACTATCCCGAGACGTATGATGCCATTTTTGCTCGTCTCAAGGAGGAGTTCACTGCTGCCGCGAACTCGGACCAGCCTCTGAAGCACCTGATTCTCCTGCTGGGTGTGCCCATTGCCTATCCTCGCCTCACCTGGCTCGAAaacatcttctcctccccaatcaTCGCCCccgtcaagctcctcaaccgCCGTGTCGGTCTCGGcggcagcttcttcaacagcttCGACGGCAGCGTCGATCTGCTcgacgacctcgacgacCACTACACCGCCCGCACCCACAAGAAAGAGCGCAACCGGCTCATTGAGCGCTTCCAGGCTTTGGCGGCCGAGTTCTCCATCCGCGTCACCATCCTCAGCGGTGACGTCCATCTCGCCGCCCTGGGACGCTTCTACTCCAACCCCAAGATTAACATCGCGCCTGAAAACGACTACCGCTACATCGTCAACGTGGTCTCCTCGGCCATTGTCAACAAGCCCCCTCCTGCCGCGGTAGCCAACCTGTTGGCCCGTCGCAACAagatccaccacctcaaccacgaGACGGACGAGACATTGCTGAAGCTCTTTGACAAAGACCCGggcgacagcaacaaaacctccaagtccaacaacGTCACCATGCCGAGCCGAAACTTTGCCATCATCACGGAGAATTCGCCTAATAACGGCCAGCGGAACGGTGGCGGTCCGCTCAACTCTCACCAGGTTGATCAGAATCATTTGTTCCCGCCTGctaatggtggtggtggtgctcagGGGTCTCAGGTCAGCCTCCCGCACTCTGCCCAGACTAATCCGGCGGTTCCCCGACCAAAG
It contains:
- a CDS encoding uncharacterized protein (EggNog:ENOG503P76K), whose translation is MSSSSTPITPSAFASALPSLPLPSLHLKVLELRNSIAHLDYSNEQLHPFAHPSSGPPDPVCVEAISENNIVIARMQERISLVKAEVETRGLSWTEFQSKEEIEKLDKQEPGVVAETNGERHSAWTDGTFQTGRIVNGEVVMDDVAGGGQAQQGGSIGDEELRRRMEERMRDMGVDDEEGGMHL
- a CDS encoding uncharacterized protein (MEROPS:MER0015472; COG:T; EggNog:ENOG503P1NA) — its product is MSCSSLGVNAFRPSVQVATHHLSRLSRPVSTPIVFPVRFLSSTPPPCHSRQFQHRRRSGRNITSHTLLRKPLPWPTAVQQFGVRTVFGGRIVYKHYIELPPNYTDEDGLDFTSKDLRPEEVHTIFGADIDAYNANKLLKIIHGRRVAGTLEDPTVAGRSYGYTVEQRQKALAYLRDHYPVDEIANAGLRAEDELAALEALEEDATPETTEELDAKKVPREPTGKTNKLYKGAIQKNKSVYGDSVVEQLRIENEAKWAAEKKRLEEEEAKKAEEERNGVAGPLTPLTHPEKFGKLSPTVQKWITSATSDLKEPPRLSAWQRLWPSATFVLVLLGGLGAYVYTYKPAKRNERWFPEIPPAAATVGALILLNTLVHAAWKFPALWAPFNKYLLITPAVPKPFALLGAMFSHQAFGHLAVNMGFLWVVGTLLHDDIGRAKFLGLYLGSGLVAAMTSMTEFVLRQRWNISTLGASGAVYGAIGAYCWMHRLDGHRIFGFPPPPSEGLQGIVFLAFVVATNISFLFSRAARSRIDVTSHFAGLAAGVAAGEWILRRKEAEKKARMEPMAVRVSKV
- a CDS encoding uncharacterized protein (EggNog:ENOG503NVQT) — translated: MTSPSSPPHGDDEIGDDARNPYASQSRWRHAESSAYAKYEQERAGGAAHHHHHHHHNGPVAREADAQGGVGDLANFLNKSRVEPENPNRDERPTSMRFKPVMAGAEEARAATGHAEDAPAAESAIKASSGPPADGKEVAVGPLINYRRMEGNTWIGSVLVVVVGGGREPPFTPSLNLRRAGGEGGQGMDVEGVCLYSDPRNTFWRFDLAVEMGGKETKWEYELPGLRYKSQSKPRVNTFFVPAITESMRIMFHSCNGFSVGTDEEAYSGACLWNDVMRKHQERPFHVMIGGGDQIYNDGIRVHGPLRKWTAIGNPKKRRDYPFPESLREECDDYYLKNYIRWYGTEPFAAANGQIPQINIWDDHDIIDGFGSYVNDFMKCDVFRGIGGVAHKYYLLFQHHLPPPPSTYTSDAVHAVGGEEGQGVDPNQFMTAHVHPRITESGYINGLKPGPYVAEHSHNVYARLGARIAFIGLDARTERTRHQINYPETYDAIFARLKEEFTAAANSDQPLKHLILLLGVPIAYPRLTWLENIFSSPIIAPVKLLNRRVGLGGSFFNSFDGSVDLLDDLDDHYTARTHKKERNRLIERFQALAAEFSIRVTILSGDVHLAALGRFYSNPKINIAPENDYRYIVNVVSSAIVNKPPPAAVANLLARRNKIHHLNHETDETLLKLFDKDPGDSNKTSKSNNVTMPSRNFAIITENSPNNGQRNGGGPLNSHQVDQNHLFPPANGGGGAQGSQVSLPHSAQTNPAVPRPKDTRLPIGAGEVNCGSKHKAAIPGEHGTGSDGGLDVVIQVEIDQHDGKGRTEGYGLTIPALDYRGKKPASVVGSVGRGSRRSVRSGRSH